In the Variovorax sp. S12S4 genome, one interval contains:
- a CDS encoding MFS transporter — translation MTTVVAVRKGGQVAMVADSLVTFGDTRLSHRAEANQKIFTIDDAAGQSLFAVAGAAAHFLVLQHALAAQPREALLFGSKHEIFRTFTLLHPVLKDSFFMQTKEDEHEPYESSQFTMLMANASGIYGIYSYREVFEFKQFWAIGSGRSFALGAMHAAYDMKSRTSRDVAEAGIAAACEFDRNSAPPVDVLTLKLKVSK, via the coding sequence ATGACCACGGTAGTGGCCGTCCGCAAAGGCGGCCAGGTTGCGATGGTGGCGGATTCCCTGGTGACCTTCGGCGACACGCGGCTCTCGCACCGCGCCGAGGCGAACCAGAAGATCTTCACCATCGACGATGCGGCGGGGCAGAGCCTCTTTGCCGTGGCCGGGGCTGCTGCGCACTTCCTGGTGCTGCAGCATGCGCTGGCCGCGCAGCCGCGCGAGGCGCTGCTGTTCGGCAGCAAGCACGAGATCTTCCGCACCTTCACGCTGCTGCACCCGGTGCTCAAGGACTCGTTCTTCATGCAGACCAAGGAAGACGAGCACGAGCCCTACGAGTCGAGCCAGTTCACGATGCTGATGGCGAATGCCAGCGGCATCTATGGCATCTACAGCTACCGCGAGGTCTTCGAGTTCAAGCAGTTCTGGGCCATTGGCTCGGGGCGCAGCTTTGCACTTGGCGCCATGCACGCGGCCTACGACATGAAGTCGCGCACCTCGCGCGACGTGGCGGAGGCGGGAATTGCCGCCGCCTGCGAATTCGATCGCAATTCGGCCCCACCGGTCGACGTTCTCACACTCAAACTGAAAGTGTCCAAATGA